A genome region from bacterium includes the following:
- a CDS encoding UvrB/UvrC motif-containing protein encodes MSIDKKCPVCGITLTELRVRHQAGCAECYSYFHNEIRTLINEIQSISQENDSPMPIIPMEEHPMSSPTQLNDLQKQLNKAVEQENYELAAKLRDLINELNQTVQPK; translated from the coding sequence GTGTCCATCGATAAAAAATGTCCAGTTTGCGGAATCACTTTAACGGAACTTCGAGTGCGGCATCAGGCAGGCTGTGCTGAATGTTACTCGTATTTCCACAATGAGATTCGTACTCTGATAAACGAAATTCAATCGATTTCTCAGGAGAACGATTCTCCGATGCCGATAATTCCGATGGAAGAACATCCGATGTCGTCACCAACGCAGTTGAACGATTTACAGAAGCAACTCAACAAAGCAGTCGAACAAGAGAATTACGAATTAGCTGCAAAACTACGCGACTTGATCAACGAGTTAAATCAGACGGTACAACCCAAATGA